Proteins encoded in a region of the Isosphaeraceae bacterium EP7 genome:
- a CDS encoding metal-dependent hydrolase yields MGNYRQHVTFGCGTGIVYGLGAYFFGQIHWIYGIVATLLSTLGGMLPDLDSDSGSAMRGFTGLMGVIVAIGVWHRLAIMEPVPAFEYHLLAVIIAYVCVRHFLQRIVAGLTKHRGMSHSFPTCALWGTISLHFYPTDKPIIKVMMAIALMAGFFSHLLLDEICSVDLRGARVNKAFGTAMKFWSKSIMSTLVVYAMLSYSTYTLIEQWPEEPLNFGTRVDAPLWRFHKQDDGGHAAEKTLAATPPGPAPGPAPAKARTPPRLAQSTPTPSRTTPAPAPKRPGRTPQTPAARPERVLDPAATPARIGAAGGLKSRILDPIRPSDGRP; encoded by the coding sequence TTGGGCAACTATCGCCAGCACGTCACGTTCGGCTGCGGCACCGGCATCGTGTACGGCCTGGGCGCCTATTTCTTCGGCCAGATCCACTGGATCTACGGGATCGTGGCCACGCTGCTCTCCACGCTGGGCGGGATGCTGCCCGACCTGGATAGCGACTCGGGCTCGGCCATGCGCGGGTTCACCGGCCTGATGGGCGTGATCGTCGCCATCGGCGTCTGGCACCGGCTGGCGATTATGGAACCGGTCCCCGCGTTCGAGTACCACCTGCTCGCGGTGATCATCGCCTACGTCTGCGTCCGCCACTTCCTCCAGCGGATCGTCGCAGGCCTGACCAAGCACCGGGGGATGAGCCACAGCTTTCCCACGTGCGCACTCTGGGGCACCATCTCGCTGCACTTCTACCCCACCGACAAGCCGATCATCAAGGTGATGATGGCCATCGCCCTGATGGCGGGCTTCTTCTCCCACCTGCTCCTGGACGAGATTTGCAGCGTCGACCTGCGGGGTGCGCGGGTGAACAAGGCGTTCGGCACGGCGATGAAGTTCTGGTCGAAGTCGATCATGAGCACCCTGGTCGTGTATGCCATGCTGAGCTACTCGACCTACACGCTGATCGAGCAGTGGCCCGAGGAGCCGTTGAACTTCGGCACCCGGGTCGACGCCCCGCTCTGGCGGTTCCACAAGCAAGACGACGGCGGCCACGCAGCCGAGAAGACGCTCGCCGCCACGCCTCCCGGACCGGCCCCCGGGCCGGCTCCCGCAAAGGCCAGGACGCCCCCCCGCCTTGCCCAATCCACCCCGACCCCGTCGCGTACCACGCCCGCGCCGGCGCCGAAACGCCCCGGCCGGACGCCTCAGACGCCCGCCGCCAGGCCGGAACGGGTGCTGGACCCGGCCGCGACACCCGCCCGAATTGGGGCGGCAGGCGGGCTCAAATCCCGTATACTCGACCCGATCAGGCCGTCGGACGGCCGCCCGTAG
- a CDS encoding peptidylprolyl isomerase, with product MRVVSSMLCACLLALSAASAPAQAPPAKAKAKPAAPAPAQAKPAAAPKLTPPQTVIATVNGEPITAIELREYLDKFPFELEPGKEKETLAEFFKVGANMIANTKLLNRYVINQKAVATEKEIDAEVERLKAELKADGQDLFNVLATNDIPIAKLREQIASGIRWANFTKQMATDELLKKYVDDNKDLFYGSTVKASHILLKLPPDATPEVKEQAKQKLLGIKKQIEGGQISFADAANKFSEDDGNVATKSGGDLGYFRRRNQYIEKFAAAAFGLKKGSISDPVETEYGLHLIQVNDRKEGKPIDFEQNKVAIFNQYVTDLQQQIVDSERKTAKIDIKPVPPDFFPPITPQNVAPAPAAAPATKPAAAQPKPAAPK from the coding sequence ATGCGCGTCGTTTCCTCCATGCTTTGCGCTTGCCTGCTGGCGCTTTCGGCCGCGTCCGCCCCCGCTCAGGCCCCCCCCGCCAAGGCCAAGGCCAAGCCCGCCGCCCCTGCCCCAGCGCAGGCCAAGCCTGCCGCGGCCCCCAAGCTGACCCCCCCCCAGACCGTCATCGCCACCGTCAACGGCGAGCCCATCACCGCCATCGAGCTGCGGGAATATCTCGACAAATTCCCGTTCGAGCTCGAGCCCGGCAAGGAGAAGGAAACCCTCGCCGAGTTCTTCAAGGTGGGCGCCAACATGATCGCCAACACCAAGCTCCTGAACCGCTACGTCATCAATCAGAAGGCCGTCGCCACCGAGAAGGAGATCGACGCCGAGGTCGAGCGCCTCAAGGCCGAGCTGAAGGCCGACGGTCAGGACCTCTTCAACGTCCTGGCCACCAACGACATCCCCATCGCCAAGCTGCGCGAGCAGATCGCCTCGGGCATCCGCTGGGCCAACTTCACCAAGCAGATGGCCACCGACGAGTTGCTCAAGAAGTACGTCGACGACAATAAAGACCTCTTCTACGGCTCCACCGTCAAGGCCAGCCACATCCTGCTGAAACTCCCCCCCGACGCCACGCCCGAGGTCAAGGAGCAGGCCAAGCAGAAGCTCCTCGGCATCAAGAAGCAGATCGAAGGGGGCCAGATCTCCTTCGCCGACGCCGCCAACAAGTTCTCCGAGGACGACGGCAACGTCGCCACCAAGAGCGGCGGCGACCTCGGCTACTTCCGCCGCCGCAACCAGTACATCGAGAAGTTCGCCGCCGCCGCCTTCGGCCTCAAGAAGGGCTCGATCTCCGACCCGGTCGAGACCGAGTACGGCCTTCACCTCATCCAGGTGAACGACCGCAAGGAAGGCAAGCCGATCGACTTCGAGCAGAACAAGGTCGCGATCTTCAACCAGTACGTCACCGACCTCCAGCAGCAGATCGTCGACAGCGAGCGCAAGACCGCCAAGATCGACATCAAGCCCGTCCCGCCCGACTTCTTCCCCCCCATCACGCCGCAGAACGTCGCTCCGGCGCCCGCCGCGGCCCCGGCCACCAAGCCCGCCGCCGCACAGCCCAAGCCGGCCGCCCCGAAGTGA
- the purN gene encoding phosphoribosylglycinamide formyltransferase, whose protein sequence is MADDAMTREPRTGPIKVAVCASGGGTTLQNLLDQIGDGRLDARVVHVVGSKAGIGAIARAEAAGVPASVALRAGKSLEAFSREVFDPIRAAGAELVVLGGFLALVEIPDDYAGRVINIHPSLIPAFCGKGFHGAAVHQAAVEAGVKVSGCTVHFADQTYDTGPIIVQRAVPVWAEDTAETLAARVFGAECEALPEAIELFAEGRLRVSGRVVSVVGDDPRRGS, encoded by the coding sequence GTGGCCGATGATGCGATGACCCGAGAGCCGCGAACCGGGCCGATCAAGGTCGCGGTCTGCGCCTCGGGGGGCGGGACGACGCTTCAGAACCTCCTGGATCAGATCGGCGACGGCCGGCTCGATGCCCGGGTGGTGCACGTCGTGGGGAGCAAGGCGGGGATCGGGGCGATTGCCAGGGCCGAGGCGGCGGGGGTGCCGGCCTCGGTGGCGCTGCGGGCGGGGAAGTCGCTGGAGGCGTTCAGCCGCGAGGTCTTCGACCCGATCCGCGCGGCCGGTGCCGAGCTGGTGGTGCTGGGCGGATTTCTGGCCTTGGTCGAGATCCCCGACGACTATGCCGGCCGGGTCATCAACATCCACCCCTCGTTGATCCCCGCGTTCTGCGGCAAGGGGTTCCACGGGGCGGCGGTGCACCAGGCGGCGGTGGAGGCGGGGGTGAAGGTTTCGGGGTGCACGGTCCACTTCGCCGACCAGACGTATGACACCGGGCCGATCATCGTGCAGCGTGCGGTGCCGGTCTGGGCGGAGGACACGGCCGAGACTCTGGCCGCCCGGGTCTTCGGGGCCGAGTGCGAGGCGCTCCCCGAGGCGATCGAGCTGTTCGCTGAGGGGCGGCTCCGGGTGAGCGGCCGCGTGGTCTCGGTGGTCGGGGACGACCCTCGCCGGGGCTCCTGA
- the ileS gene encoding isoleucine--tRNA ligase translates to MSTNAKPYKDTLNLPVTRFEMKANLNLREPKVQARWAETGLYGKIREAGKGKQRRVLHDGPPYANGDIHMGHLLNKVLKDVIVRFFTMKGYDSPYVPGWDCHGLPIEHKVMKDLGSKASTMSFPEIRDLCRVEALKWVGVQTGQFRRLGISGDFENPYLTLNPAYEAGVLDVLADLLARDEVFRQLKPLHWCIQDRTALAEAELEYRDETSTSVYVNFPMTAGVPAAWGEGPWHAMIWTTTPWSLPGNVAIALNPKIDYAGVRYADPADGRPVHAIVAVELLSKVMALRGVTEVVELGRCKGKDLEGATYRHVFIDRTGPLIMADYVSVDDGTGLVHNAPGHGVEDYQVCRALGLPTISPVDAAGRFTDEAPPELVGKNVFAANPVVVEMLRSAGALYHEFAFKHSYPHCWRCKKPVIQRATEQWFVGVDRNDLRGRTMEAIAGVKWIPGWGRTRIESMVAGRPDWCISRQRAWGVPIPAFGCEGCGTQVLTAESVRHVRDIVREKGADAWYTEPAESLLPPGTSCPKCGGGSFVKQGDILDVWFESGSSHRAVLSDEGRGLGFPAYLYLEGSDQHRGWFQSSILTAVGTTGRAPFEAVLTHGFILDEKGEKMSKSGGNAISAVKATETYGADVLRLLIASMDYADDVKIREAGIKEMSESYRKIRNTFRYMLGNLDDYAGFDGDSAGVPALREVDRWALGLLNDVVRDVTASYERFELYKAYQRLYEFCGVGLSSLYFDVLKDRLYAEAPDGEPRRAARFVLDRVLRALVRMVAPIVPHSAEEVWDFLPTDGEKAESVHLAAWPEADPAFDDPALKSRWERLFALRELVTLSIEPMRAQKLIGSSQGAVVTLTYPTEERAAAARADVELLTELFIVSEVKVVASGTGGDADLPLVTVEKSTHPKCERCWNQRESVGSDPAHPTLCARCAGVVAMLPAGG, encoded by the coding sequence ATGTCGACGAATGCGAAGCCGTACAAGGACACCTTGAACCTGCCGGTCACCCGGTTCGAGATGAAGGCGAACCTGAACCTCAGGGAGCCGAAGGTCCAGGCAAGGTGGGCGGAGACCGGCCTCTACGGCAAGATCCGGGAGGCCGGGAAGGGCAAGCAGAGGCGGGTGCTGCACGACGGCCCCCCCTATGCCAACGGCGACATCCACATGGGTCACCTTCTCAATAAGGTGCTCAAGGACGTCATCGTCAGGTTCTTCACCATGAAGGGGTATGACAGCCCCTACGTGCCGGGCTGGGACTGCCACGGGCTGCCGATCGAGCACAAGGTCATGAAGGACCTGGGCTCGAAGGCCTCCACGATGAGCTTCCCCGAGATCCGCGACCTCTGCCGCGTCGAGGCCCTGAAGTGGGTCGGCGTGCAGACAGGGCAGTTCCGGCGGCTGGGGATCAGCGGCGACTTCGAGAATCCGTACCTGACCCTGAACCCGGCCTATGAGGCGGGCGTCCTCGACGTGCTGGCCGACCTGCTGGCCCGCGACGAGGTCTTCCGCCAGCTCAAGCCGCTGCACTGGTGCATCCAGGACCGGACGGCGCTGGCCGAGGCCGAGCTTGAGTATCGCGACGAGACCAGCACCAGCGTCTATGTGAATTTCCCGATGACCGCCGGCGTGCCGGCCGCCTGGGGCGAAGGTCCCTGGCATGCGATGATCTGGACGACGACCCCCTGGAGCCTGCCGGGCAACGTCGCGATCGCCCTGAACCCGAAGATCGACTACGCCGGCGTGCGCTACGCCGACCCCGCCGACGGCAGGCCGGTCCACGCCATCGTGGCCGTCGAGCTACTGTCGAAGGTGATGGCCCTGCGCGGCGTGACGGAGGTCGTCGAGCTGGGTCGCTGCAAGGGCAAAGACCTGGAAGGGGCGACGTATCGCCACGTCTTCATCGACCGCACCGGCCCCTTGATCATGGCCGACTACGTGAGCGTGGACGACGGCACGGGGCTGGTGCACAACGCGCCCGGGCACGGCGTGGAGGACTACCAGGTCTGCCGCGCCCTGGGCCTGCCGACGATCAGCCCGGTGGACGCCGCCGGGCGGTTCACCGACGAGGCCCCGCCCGAGCTGGTGGGCAAGAACGTCTTCGCGGCGAACCCGGTCGTGGTCGAGATGCTCCGGTCCGCCGGGGCGCTCTATCATGAATTCGCGTTCAAGCATAGTTACCCCCATTGCTGGCGGTGCAAGAAGCCGGTGATCCAGCGGGCGACCGAGCAGTGGTTCGTCGGGGTCGACCGCAATGACCTGCGCGGCCGAACGATGGAGGCCATCGCCGGGGTGAAGTGGATCCCCGGCTGGGGCCGGACCCGGATCGAGTCGATGGTGGCGGGCCGGCCCGACTGGTGCATCAGCCGCCAGCGTGCCTGGGGCGTGCCGATCCCGGCGTTCGGCTGCGAAGGGTGCGGCACCCAGGTCCTCACGGCCGAGAGCGTCCGGCACGTCCGGGACATCGTCCGCGAGAAGGGGGCCGACGCCTGGTACACCGAGCCGGCCGAGAGCCTGCTGCCCCCCGGGACGTCGTGCCCGAAGTGCGGCGGCGGGTCGTTCGTCAAGCAGGGTGACATCCTTGACGTCTGGTTCGAGTCGGGCAGCAGCCACCGGGCCGTGCTGTCCGACGAAGGGCGCGGGCTGGGGTTCCCGGCGTATCTGTACCTGGAAGGCTCGGACCAGCACCGCGGCTGGTTCCAGTCTTCGATCCTGACGGCGGTCGGCACGACCGGCCGGGCCCCCTTCGAGGCCGTGCTGACGCACGGGTTCATCCTCGACGAGAAGGGGGAGAAGATGTCCAAGAGCGGCGGCAACGCGATCTCGGCCGTGAAGGCGACCGAGACTTATGGGGCCGACGTGCTCCGGCTGCTGATCGCCAGCATGGACTATGCCGACGACGTGAAGATCCGCGAGGCAGGCATCAAGGAGATGTCGGAGTCTTACCGGAAGATTCGAAACACATTCCGATACATGCTCGGCAACCTGGACGACTACGCCGGGTTCGACGGGGATTCGGCCGGAGTGCCCGCGCTGCGGGAGGTCGACCGCTGGGCGCTCGGGCTCCTGAACGACGTGGTGCGGGATGTGACGGCCTCCTATGAGCGATTCGAGCTGTACAAGGCCTATCAGCGGCTCTACGAGTTCTGCGGAGTCGGCCTGTCGAGCCTCTATTTCGATGTGTTGAAGGATCGGCTCTACGCCGAGGCCCCCGACGGCGAGCCCAGGCGGGCGGCCCGGTTCGTACTCGACCGGGTGCTGAGGGCCCTGGTCCGGATGGTCGCGCCGATCGTCCCGCACTCGGCCGAGGAGGTCTGGGACTTCCTGCCGACCGACGGCGAGAAGGCCGAGAGCGTGCACCTGGCCGCTTGGCCCGAGGCCGATCCGGCATTCGATGACCCCGCGCTCAAATCCCGCTGGGAGCGGCTGTTCGCCCTCCGCGAGCTGGTGACGCTGTCGATCGAGCCGATGCGGGCCCAGAAGCTGATCGGCAGCTCGCAGGGTGCGGTAGTCACGCTGACCTACCCGACCGAGGAGCGGGCCGCGGCAGCCCGGGCGGACGTCGAGTTGCTGACCGAGCTGTTCATCGTCTCCGAGGTGAAGGTGGTGGCGAGCGGGACCGGCGGGGACGCCGATCTTCCCCTGGTCACGGTCGAGAAGTCGACCCATCCGAAGTGCGAGCGGTGCTGGAACCAGCGTGAGTCGGTCGGTTCGGACCCGGCCCATCCGACGCTCTGCGCCCGTTGCGCCGGGGTCGTGGCCATGCTCCCGGCCGGGGGCTGA